In Mytilus edulis chromosome 8, xbMytEdul2.2, whole genome shotgun sequence, the genomic window ATTCTTCACGGAAAGTAAATTCAAACTCTTCTCCATGAAAATCCTTGTAATCGACAGGAAAAATTACCCTTAGTAAAAAAGGCAAGATATGAAAAGCAGAAGTACTATACACATTATGATGGAATGAATGTGGGATCTATAGataatatttgtctaaacttgttttcaaattttctgaaaattcaCAACCACTAGGTTTGTTGTTTTAAGAATGTGTACCTGTCATGAGCAAGTAGTGGGTATTAAGACAATATAATGTCTGTTGATCGTTTCAAAGTACGAGAATTTCGCATTTGtgtaacattttcaattttaagaagTCTTTCTTTAATAAATAAAGAGTAATGAGGATAAAGTATATGTATAgtttagttttaaacatatttatttatagtggattgggaaacaagttttacaacttatattaatccctttccactttgcgggtgcgagtgctgccttgtagcggcattagcctactctttttcgaaatctacaatggtgtctttaacgtgcaagagatatggctctctcttaacacgggtcagccatttatcgtccccttcagacggactatcatcgtttcctcaagccAATACTCGCAagtggtgtcaagggagagccgaaaattgagttcctgaaattttcatcccgaacgtATATGTATAGTATAAGGTATAGTTAAAACGTTTATATACAGTCGCCATAATGATTTGTATGACCATTTTGGAATAGTAGAATAGCTGCACCGCATGAGTATGTCCCACAAATAGTTTCGACCCGTCCGTATTTCATCTATTGTTCCATCGCCGAATGTGATTTTCAACATATATGTTTTTGCCATTAAAAAAGCAACGGGTGTCAAACGTGAAACGTAACTACTCAGAAGCAACTCTGTTTTTTGAGTGGATTTCGTATCGATCAGTATATACTTTTATTCAACGTGTTTATTCATTGGTCTCTTTTccattattgtatttttatattgctCCCTTTTTGTCTTTTCTCTTTTGGGAAAAAAATCTGTTCTCACTATGGTAGTAGTTAACACAAAAATAGCGATTTATAACAAAAACAGAACAGATTTTACAGTTGATCGTTAGAGATTGAGTCGTCTGTTTATAGTTTCATTGGCCGATGATATCTGACTGGATTCCAATGCATCATTATCTTTATGTCTCAATTAGTTAATGTTTTCTGCATGTTATGTTAGAAAGAAGACTTTTGTGAAATTAATTTCGGTTCTTTCTCTATACAGTTAGTTGATTCCCCATAATTATAGTCATGTTTATAGTTTTGCAGACGTACTGAGTACGAACACTTTTTGGTGCCAAATACTTGactttataaaatgttataaagtTATAGCATATATCATATGTTATGTTTATTACTTCATATTGAATAGCTTTTATTACTTATTGAGTTATAGTCCTCAACTGTGAAATCCATTAAAACTTAAGCTCTGATCTTTggatttaaaacatatttatcttTAATAAGCATATGTGATGATACACATTTAGTCTTCTTCGATCAATTTGATATATGTGTAACCTGCAATCTGTATTTGGAAACTATTGAAACATTATTGATGTTAcgaaaatgtttaaaatgatatttcaTTTGAATTCAGATAATGGTTTGGATAGTTGAAAAGTTTTATGTAGTGTACGAATATATTCGTTTTTTACTTAGATCGtaagtaatttatatatacataaagaaaAGCTGCACAGAAATACATCACTAAGCAAACTAAATATAATGTACAATATGTTATGAAATAATACGTAATGTTATGCTAGCGAGGAAGGACATGCACGGGCCTTTTCAAGCCTATATATAGTCTTTATACTGACTTGTTGACTGTATAGTCAAAAAGATAAATAATACACTAATTGGGCAATAAATTAGCAGAAGttcaaaaattacaaacaaactaaaagacaaacaataataacaaaacacTGCATAAAACACTACGATTCACATACCAATGCAACCAACGACCAATCAATCAGTCTTCCAGTGAAATTCGGTATTTTGAATTCTTCTGTAACGATTTCTTAACCTCTTGAATTCCAGGTTTGCCTAGATTCTACTGACAACCAATTCGACCTATTACATATGCCTTTATTAGACGGATTCAAGCCTTGACAGTAATAGTTTttgttgtttctattttttattttctaggtATAAAAAGGAAAAGGTCAAAGAGAAGTAAGTAGTATTATTTtactatatttatttttgataaaagagATGCGTTGCAATCCTATCCTCTTTATCGTGCATCTTATAGTCCTATTAATAAGCATCTTTTCACACCTTTTCTCCTTACTTTTATATCACCTATAACCAATCAAGAAGTAAGTAGTATTATTTTACTgtacttattatttttataaaagagaTGCGTTGCAATCCTATCCTCTTTGTCGTGCATCTTTCAGTCCTATGAATTAGCATATTTTTTCATACCTTTTCTCCTTATTTTGATATAAGCTAAAACCAATCAAGGAGTTTGTAACATCATGATAtctaacataaaataaaaaaggtaaacttttgaaaatctttttatAACTTATCATATTACTCCCTCTTCCATGGAACTCAAGATTCAGATTACATATCAATGCACTTTTTGTGATGGAATTGCAGACTGCAGATGGTAACAGTTGGAAATGACTCAGATAACGACAGTAAACTTATTGAAGCTAATATAAGGTAACTTTAAGtagttttaaaagttttgtacAAACATAAAGATAGAATTAATACGTTTTTCCTTCTAACATgggtaaaattaataaaaaagataaactgCGGGTGATATGGCTAAGGTAAGAGAGAAAAGGGCTAAACAATGTGAATTGAGAGTAAGGTTTCTTTCAtaatttatcttttatataagctttggatttcaattattttggccacgagcatcattgaagagacatgtattgtcgaaatgtgcatctagtgctggaaaattggtaccgttaatgttattactaccactgggtcgatacctctgctgatggactgttagtccccgagggtatcaccagtccagtagccagtagttcggtactgacatgaaaatatggatttttgtttgtgttattaaaatttgctgttacaaaatgttataattaatataaattaagaaatgtatctcACTCATGCAAAGTTCTGTTTTCTTTCactgatttggctatactttttggactttttgaattatagctcttcatcttttatataagctttgggtttcaattattttggccacgagcatcactgaagagacatgtattgtcgaaatgcgcatctggtgcaggaaaattggtaccgttaatgttattagtaTCGTATTACTTGTATCAGTGATTGTCTGCTTTACTAAATGTAACAGAGATCCAATATTTTGTTCAAAAGAACGTACTTTGTTGTTAttctaatgttgttttttttttatcacatccTTTATAACGTCGTAATACTACAATCAGTTTAGTAAAATCATTTCCAACTGattgtttttttcagtttgtattaCACCATTGttacaaaaatgtttaaccaTGCAACATTTATTATGAGCTTGTAACGAATAAGATTGCAGATGTATTATACCTTTAATTAAATAGTTGTTGACATTGAAATATCGTTTTAGTTGTAGATTGCAGCAACAGGAACATCAACTTGAATTAACGAAAGATGAAAATCTACGGTGAGCTGTTTACTTCTTTTGtgcttatatatattgttaatgtAAAGAACACTTGCCTATTGTTAAAGACTACACATTGACTCTATTCAGTTTCTAACAGTTTAGATAAATAATACTTCAGAATTTTCATCATttaatataaaagttaaatgcatcaGCTATTTAGAGTtgtagagaatggaaatggggaatgtgtcaaagagacaataacacGACCAATGGGCAAAAAAcaaaaggccaccaataggtttatcaaaattaaaataacatagacaagactaacaaaggtcagaggttCATGAAAAAGCAGCTTatgaattaaaataacaaaaaaaaaggctGTAAACGGGAGTTTTTTTGCGTTATTTTTTTCAGACTACAAGAATACAAAAGGGAGATTGGCCCACTTCGGAACGAATACAACATGCAAACAAAGATGCAAGTATTGCTTTCTGTGGACcaacatttaatatttttccaaacTAAGAGGGAGAAAATACATTTAGAGTTTTAAGGAAACGaaagacattttaaaaagtatcgaatttgaaagaaaaaaatcagatcTTTTACCTTTTAACAAAAATGAGTATATTTTccatatgaatattttattgtaaaagatCATGCATTAAAGAGAGTTTTGTGTGTACAAAATCGAAATTTAGGTATGTGGTATGGTTGCTACTTAGGTACAAAAATCCATAAACAACTAAGCCAAGATTCTATCGTATAGTAAGTTATAAAATATCCCTACATCTCTAAATATTTACTACAACCATGAACGTAAAATTATTTGGCAGACAGCACCAGACACAATCAATGAATAAAAGGTTTCTGACAGTTGAGATAGACACACAAAGAATCCTTAACATCTTTGTTTGTGCTAAATCCTCCCTTTACATAGTACAGATGTGCTACATACAACAAATTAAGATCAAACCAGACATATCACTGGAAAAGGGATTGACTTGTTAGTACTTAGCACCAAAACAAATACATgcaacaaaaagataaaaaatacaaAGTACTGATCGATAAGTATGTTTTCCCAGTAACTAAAGCAAATGCAACAGTCGTATACTGGTGTtctaaagtcataaatcgatttagcgataacaaatccgggttacaaaccaaaactgagggaacaACATCAACTATATGATGAAAACCAAGGAATAATAGGAACACCAAAGTGCAATAAAAAAACCCACCAACACaaatagaaacgaactatttgataacaactgtgatatatataaatatactcggtacaggacattttaagaaaaatatgacattgttaaaaaatatcgttAAAACACTCattgacagaaatacagcacaaacacacgcAAAAATAGTCATACAAGAGAAACGCACACACAAATAATTATAATAGTCGACACAACGTTCAAACTGCAATAACAAcgattatcgctattttgtgcatttttccgttgatcttttttgtgataattttcatatcatgctactcgcttgaaaTGGAAAATTTTCCctagaaactaagcatgcacgtggcgttgctaacgaaattgacttgaaattgacaacgtcgtcataggtaaaataacaataaaaagattatcattgttcatctcaactcgattgcctttctcgctttcgccgtcccggctcaagcgagaaaaacaatctcgttgagatgatcaccgataatctataaACATATTCAATCAACGACAAACACCACAGGATATCAAAAATAGTGACGCGCTTACGTAACTAACATGCAATCTCGAACTGTATACAATTGTTTTCATTCAGTATAACAGTCGCATTCGGGAAAAGTACAATGATGCTATTGAAAGTCAAATTTATGGACAACAAACTATACAAAAGAACACAATATTCAACCGAAATCATTACCAAAAAAACACATACTTGAATGTTTAGCGTACACATCAGTTATGATTAGTTTGATATAAAAGCTTGTTAAAAGCCCTAGTTCTTCCAGACTATAATGCAATTACAAAGTAGCATATATTATTTGGGTCATATATTGATAATTTCACTTTCTCTTAAGGCTTAAGGATTACGAAGAAAAAATCAACGTGTTACAAAGGGAAAAGAGTGATGCATTAACAAGGTAATATAGCTACATAATAGTACAATACTAGTTATAATTCATATCGGTTTTTTTGGCATAAATATGTAAATCATGCCTCATTTTATACTCTGATCAAATAACTGTCCCACATTTTTATGTCAATCAGCTATGCATTTAAGCGGTTTCAATAGTTATAGACTTCTAAGATGCAGACCATATTCAGTAATGGTAAGTTTAGTATAAATAGCATATATCAATTGTCTTGTGTTGaaagattttcaaaaataatcGTTCTAAATCAGTGGGATCAGGTGGACACATTTTCTCTTAAGATTAACACGAAAAGACATAagcaatacatgtatacatgctcTCTTAGATTTCTAATCTAGTCGTATTGTGGAGAAATTATAATGATATGATTCctagaatttgtaattttaaatatttgccaAGTAGGTCAGTTAAATTAGACGATGAGTTTGAATAACACTAGCCTTTGAAGATTTCAAAGTAGTTTGACATGAATAATTGCTTTTTCATTTAAAGTTAAAACTCTATACTAATACAAATAGGTTGAGGTCTACTACATCATCTGTCActgaaaattttagaaatgaaaagtACTGTATcataaattaaatgttaaaactGTGTAATTCCTAAGAGAAACAATTGTTACCAGAAACCATTCCAATAGCACAGTGGGAATCtaaataatgacaaaaaacacgttcgacctgtttgtttctttttttgaatATCTAATAAAAATCAGGGTTCTCCTAAAAAAACAGCCAAGCCTTATATGTATGTACTGCGTACTCTCTCAAATAGATCAACTGCTAgtaaatgtatttgtttatttgtttttgttctagaTTAAGTGAGTTAATGGGGTCAAAATTACGAGACAATAATCCAGCAATAACAGACTTAAATGACCCAAACAGACCAATGAAACTTGGGGATCAGTTTAGTGAGTTGTATGAAAACGAATGGACTGATGCGTACTCCGAATTAAAGGATTCCAAAAAATCAACAGAAATCGAAATAATAGAAATTCTTATTAAAATTCTCAAAGTTAGTACATGTGTTTAATAATTTCGGATACAACTTCATTATATTTGGATAGAATTTAACTACATTTGGACATAAATGCACTGATGTAttacatttttattgttttgtacatcatGGTCACAAGTAAAAGTCAAAAAGAAAAATGCTTAAAATAGTCGACAAGTCTGCACACATTAATATCgttacttttaaaattagatttatATCTCCATTTATTGAAAATTtgcataattttgaatttcttgtAGGAGATTTGTGAGACATGTTTAGCAGATGTTTCTCAGCAGCTGTCGGGACACAGAAGCGCTGTACAAGTAAGGAAATGATATGTATTGATAAGAGATATTAAGTGGGACAAGGCTTTCCTCATGTACATTgttttacaagaaaaaaatgtcaaacataaacatattgagaaaataaaattgttaaatcaAAATGGTtctctttggttttttttgtggatcaaataaagttaaagaaAACATTGTATCAAACATTTAACTATTGTGGCATTTCATTATGAATTGATTCAACAATCTTTTGCACTGTTAAAATGTCTTAAATTCCGACAACTATATTAGTTTCAAAGTTTCATGACAACATACAagttgataataaaaaatatattactttGTAGGGACTGAGCGACGATGAAATAGAAGGGTTTATAAAAGCTGTAAAGGATTCCATAAAAACCAATGCATCAAAGTATATTCCACTTCTCCGTAAGGTAGGTACTATATTTTACAGATGATGAACagatgtatttagtttttaggAGGCACGATCGAGTGTGAGTTTGGAAAAACGACAGATTAATTTTCACATTATTACCCTTGTAAT contains:
- the LOC139486801 gene encoding uncharacterized protein; translation: MVWIVEKFYVVYEYIRFLLRSYKKEKVKEKLQMVTVGNDSDNDSKLIEANISCRLQQQEHQLELTKDENLRLQEYKREIGPLRNEYNMQTKMLKDYEEKINVLQREKSDALTRLSELMGSKLRDNNPAITDLNDPNRPMKLGDQFSELYENEWTDAYSELKDSKKSTEIEIIEILIKILKEICETCLADVSQQLSGHRSAVQGLSDDEIEGFIKAVKDSIKTNASKYIPLLRKKISSDSSSCKTVVQYRDCCLAYIENCVNLCYYVAVQDPPMVIDFVPGQMFDKQSWKEYTRSGTEVGYVVWPALYLYKGGPIMAKGVVQPKETTI